The window AAGAGTGGATTTGAGAACTCAAGCTGCCGACAACTCGGGGAAGGAGAAAGGGAAGATCAGCGATGATGCAGTTGCAGAAGCAGGGAAAGTAACAACCACGCAGCATGAGAAATCAGCATCAGATGTCACAGGGAAAGTAGCAAACACACAGCATGAGAAATCAGCATCGGATGTCACGGGGAAAGTATCAAACACACAGCATGAGAAATCAGCATCGGTTGTCACAGAGAAAGTAGCAAACGCACAGCATGAGAAATCAGCATCGGTTGTCACAGAGAAAGTAGCAAACGCACAGCATGAGAAATCAGCATCGGATGTCACGGAGAAAGTGTGTGGAGGAGATGGAGCTGCCAGGGCCGTTGATCAAGGTGGAGAGAGCACTTCCTCCGCTATGCAGCTGGAAGCGCGGCATGAGGAAGTCGTTACACGACAAGATGGTGCCAATGCTGCTCATGTGGGTGGGCAGAGCACTTCATCTGGTATCCTCAAGGAGGCTACCATGGAAGAAGTGACAACACAAGTTGAAACTGCCATTGCTGTCAATGATGTTGGGAAGGGCACTTCATCCAGCACACAAAAAGAATCACTGCAGGATGTAGTAATGGCATTAGGTGAGACTGCTAGTGACGATGATATTGTTTGGATTGGCAGTTCATCGACTACGCTGCAGAAAGTTCTTCCTAAAGAAGCAACAGATGGAAACATCAATGCCGGTGGCGATGTTGGATATTGCGCTTCGTCCAGTATCCTGCAGGGGGCGACACAGGAGGAAGTGAAATATGTAGATGTAGCTGCCAATATTACAGATGCGCCGAAAGAGGTCAGTTCTTTCAGTATGCCGAAGGAAGCGGTTCATGAAGAGGACACACCGCTAACTGCTAATACCATTAATTTGCTAGGAGATAGCAATTCATCCGTTATGCTGGAGGAAGCAATGCATGAGACAGTAACCACGAAAGAACTATCTGCCAATGCGCTTGACATAGCTGGAAAGAGCAGCTCATCTACTATGCTCCAGGAAGATGTCATGACTTCTCTCTGCCAAGAGTCTCAAGAAATTAAAGAAACTGAAATAGGAAATGTTGGAGACAAGAAGATTGATGAAACAACTGAATCTATCGCATCCCAGCCAGTGGAAGAGGGACTCGAGAGGTACGGTTGTGAAAATAGAGTTGCGCTTGACAAAACTGAAGTTGTAGAAGAAAAAGAAGCAGCGGTTGAGAATGAAATCGTTGCGAAACAAGTAATACATGTTGATCTGGAGGCCAAACTTGCAGGTACTGGTGCTTTCCTTCAACCACCCAAGGACCATATTAAGGATACTGAGGAAGAGGACACGACTTTGGATCTGATTATGGAGAAGCCAAGGGCTGAAGATAAAGGAAAGGGTATAGCATTTGATGTCCTTAATAAGGCAGGTGGTGGTACTTTAGCGGGGAGAGGTTTTGACATAGGATTGCAGCCTGACACAGACCAAAAAGAAGCATGGAAATCTACAAGCACTACTTCCGTAAAGCAGGAAGATGACACACTCAAGATAGGGAGACTCGATCTTTCACTAAGCTTGTCAGGTGGTTTACACGATCCTGAATTCAGAAGTTCTGTTCCCGGACCTGATTCTGTAGCCCATGGACCATGCTCTCagttgtcgtcgtcatcatcatcattctGCACAAATTCAGATGGAATAACAGCTTCTGTATCATTGACCAATTCTCAAGCATTTGTTCGCAACCCTAGTTTCTCACATACTCAACGGTCATTGGACAATTGTGAGCACTCAGTAGGCAGTAAACCTTTGTTTCAAGGAGTTGATCAGGTGAGCAACAGCACAGGATGGCAAGTAGAGTTGTCGTCAAACATATCTACCGAGAAAGGGAACCCTACCCCGCTACTTCAGAAAGCACTCCAAAATGGTCATTTGTCAGATACCACTTTGGTTGGTGTGAACATGCAGAACAATGGGCTATCGCCAGTCCTGTCGACAGCACATAATCATGGTTCGCTTGATGCTGGATTGGGACATAGTAGACATAGAAGGCAGCTCACAAGAGAGAGAAGTAGCAGCAGTCTTTCAAGGGGTGAGCTACAGCATGAGGAACAGCTTGTTCTGAATGGTGCTGGTGTTGTTGAGAGGGTTATTTCCAAGATTGTTTCAGACCCTCTGAATTATACAGGAAGGATGCTTCAAGAGATGACAGGCAATTCTAGAGCATATTTGAGGGAGGCCATTTCTGAGATCATAATTAATGCTGATAAAAGAGGACAAATAGTAGCGTTGCAGGAGGCACTTAAAAAACGATCAGACTTGAATAGTGAAATACTGCAAAGGTGTCCACGGGTGCTGTTGGAGATACTTGTTGCTATAAGGACGGGTCTTCCAGATTTTTTAAAGAAAAGCAGTAGCATTGCTACACCTGATTTGGTTgacatttttttgaatttgaaatgCCGCAATCTCTCATGCCAAAGCGTTCTACCAGTGGTTGATTGTGATTGTAAAATTTGTAAGCAGAAGAATGGTTTCTGTAGTTCTTGCATGTGCATTGTCTGCTTGAAGTTTGACACGGCATCTAATACATGTAGTTGGGTTGGCTGTGATGTCTGTCTTCATTGGTGCCATACGGATTGTGGCTTACACCACTCCCTTATTCGAAAGGGGGGAGCTGGTTCTAGGGCACATGGTACTAATGAAATGCAGTTTCATTGCGGTGCTTGTGGACATCCATCAGAGATGTATGGTTTTGTGAAAGAAGTCTTCCGAACATGTGCCAAACAATGGAGGGTGGAGGCTCTGATCAGAGAGCTTCAATACGTGGAAAGGATCTTCTCTGCAAGTGATGATGCAAGGGGTAGGAGAGTCAGGGACTTTGTCAAGCAGATGTTGATTAAATTGGAAAACAGGGGTTATTATTCTGAAGTCATCAAATATGTCATTGCATTCTTTTCTGGTAAGCCACTACCATAAGTAGTGAGAAATAATAGTTAACATTGCCATGCTTGTTCAGTTCTTGCTTTTACTTATATATTTCTAGACATATAAGACTAGTGACCATGTTATCGTCAACCATGCTTGATCTTCAAACCAATGACAGTTATCCAGCTTGTAGGCTTTCTCATTAAGGATTCTCCAGTACTACAGATTTTGTGGTCCATGCTTTCAAAACTGGTGTAAATACGAGTGCAAGCTGTCATCGATCGGCAAATTATATCTTGCTAACGCTCTGTTTCTAATTCCAGATGACAATCCTAACATGGGCAGTGGTCCATTAGTGCCACTAAAGGGCATTCCATGCAGCATTGCTGAAGGAATAAATGGGATTCCTAGTTCGAGTCGAACGGCAACATGGTTACCATCAGTTACCTTAGAAGGAGTCCCGTTCCTACAAAAAGCAGGTGTTGTTTCTACTGCTGGGAGCCAATCGATGTCTAGAAAAATAGCTGAAACTGGATTTCAGGCGGTCAATAATAAGCCAGTTTCTGATGAACTGGATGGTCTAGTGAGGTTAAAGCAGGCTGAAGCAAATATGTACCAGGAACGTGCCAATGAAGCACGTAAAGAAGCTGAGAGTCTGAAAAATATCGTGATGGTAAAATATGCACGCATTGAAGAACATTATGCTACTCAAATGTCTGAACTCCACATAAATGAGTCGCAAGAGAGGCGCAAGCAAAACATTGAAGAACTTCAAGTCATTGAAAGATCGTACCATCAATTTCTCAGCATGAAAACGAGGATGAAAGATAACATTAGGGAGTTATTGTTGAAAATGGAGGCAACAAAACAGAATCTAAGCACATAAACGAGGTTACTGCCCGTGTTTAGTTGCAGATACCAAACTTGCTGAGCTTAGTGAAGGCAGACTCCATATTGTGTAAGTTATAAATCTTTCATGGTATATTCCCTTGATGATGCTGAGACTACCATACAGTAAGATTATTTATTCTCAAATGTTACCCAGTATCTTCCTTTCATAATACATTCAGTTTTTGAAGCTGACATATCTACACAAGTTTTACATGTTATCAGCTCCTATATTTTGTGCACCATTCACATTGGTAAAATTATGAACAATTAACTTTAGTTGTTGATGCTTATTTTTGAATAACTATTTACATGCATGGGTTCTGTTTTCCTGATGTAAGTTTCTGTGAAATGGACTAAACAAAGTCACTGATTCTTTTCGAAGGTTCAGCTACTAAATTAGGCCttatacaatgcaaggtgcttagagaaataaaccaggctttccttaagcaccggtgcttatttctaTTGAGTAGACGCTTAATTAGGCGTCTCTCCTACAGAAATAGGCACTGGTGCTTCAAAAAAACCCGGTTTATTTTCCAAGCACCTCCGTAAGCACCTAGCATTGTACAAAGCCTTAGTGGACCTACCATTGAGTTCTATTCTTATTAAGAACATACCATCTGCTATCAGTAATGGCATGGCCTGTTGATTCAGAGAATTATCACAATGCAGCTACTTTGCACTTTCTTTTCCTATTTGAACAGTTTACTACAATGCAGACCCACACACAATGTCGTATATGATTATCATAATGTAGAAGAAGCAANNNNNNNNNNNNNNNNNNNNNNNNNNNNNNNNNNNNNNNNNNNNNNNNNNNNNNNNNNNNNNNNNNNNNNNNNNNNNNNNNNNNNNNNNNNNNNNNNNNNNNNNNNNNNNNNNNNNNNNNNNNNNNNNNNNNNNNNNNNNNNNNNNNNNNNNNNNNNNNNNNNNNNNNNNNNNNNNNNNNNNNNNNNNNNNNNNNNNNNNNNNNNNNNNNNNNNNNNNNNNNNNNNNNNNNNNNNNNNNNNNNNNNNNNNNNNNNNNNNNNNNNTGCTACACTAATGTGGTGTGTTTTTCCTAATGAACGTTTACTGGATTGAGGCTCCAGAGTAAAGACAAATGGGTGTAGCATTATATAACTATATTTGGAGAGAGGAACTTCTATCGCTAGTTCATTGATAATGTTGTGCCAAATCCAGTAATGTACTTTCATTAATTTTAATGGTAGAGGAAACATGATGTATTTTGTAGTAAATCTATAAATTTATAGAGCTGTAAAAGACACTACCTCGTATCGAAAATATACGTCCTTTTAGAATTTTACTCACGTATTATTGGTAAAATGCCATATTACCATGGAAGCGGATTTGTAGCACAGCGACGTCACGGCGTCGTTTCCCTTCATGAAGGCGTCGTCTTGATTGCTTGTGGCATGCTCGGTACTGGGTTTCGAGATTGGTACATTGTTTCGGGTCTTTTCTCTGGCTGGGTAGTTTTGCGCTGTGTTGTAGCTTCCGTCTGGGCTGAGCATCCCACGTCTCTCTGCTCCGGGCATCATGTCTGCGCCATCTTGTGGTTGTGCCATGTGATGTCCCCTCTCTTTGTTCAACttcttctatcaatgaaaagatacaccagcttctatcaatgaaaagatatagGCTGCTTCTTTTGAGCGTTCTCCTAGGATCACTGTATGGTGTTCATGTATTATGAGAATAAATTGAAATATTGATATTTTTGAATATCTCTTCTCTTGTTTCTAGGAGGACCATCCTTCGAGCTCTTACATGTCTGGTTGGCAAACGACTTGTCATCTTTCTTGAAGAATTGCTCTTCAGAAAACAGCAATGCTGAATTTCAAGAAGGTGCGAGCAGGCGGGCAGGTCTCGTTCCTAAGAACCAGTTTTGCTGATCCAGTTTTGAATCAATTACGACGGAACAGCGCTGGTTCAAAGCCAACAGCTCTGTAAGCTCCTGGAAACTAAATTTTCCTGGGTCCCGGTGGCAGCGGAATTATGTTAGGCCAGTTGGTGGTAGTGTATGTAGGGCATGGAACTGGATCTGTAAATTATGGTACGTCTGTAGTACTTGCCATTTTCGATGGGAATATGTATGCATCAGGCCATGTCTGAAATGGCTGCTTAGTTTGTAGTCTCTCTCTCTGCAACAGATGAACAAAACTCTGCCCGAGTTATCGAAGACTGTCTCTCAGTTATTCTATCGTGATATTATCTCTCAGAGATTTCTGCTCTAAGCTGTTTGCCGTCAGAGAAAAAGGTTTGGGGCATGTCTGATGGTAATGCTTAATGGGGGTATACATTCTGGGTTGAACTGTGTTACTCGGGAATGGCTAGAAATTAGTCAGTTGACTTTTTCGTCTCTGGTCACTTGATTtttcagccattggatacgaaatcaaaggcccgcagtttatcttcaacctccacccttgAGCTGCCAGCCCCTGTGGCCAACGGCACCGCTTCGCCCTCCTCGGAACCACTCCCCATTACCGCTCCGCCGTCTTTCtagccccccctcccccctccNNNNNNNNNNNNNNNNNNNNNNNNNNNNNNNNNNNNNNNNNNNNNNNNNNNNNNNNNNNNNNNNNNNNNNNNNNNNNNNNNNNNNNNNNNNNNNNNNNNNNNNNNNNNNNNNNNNNNNNNNNNNNNNNNNNNNNNNNNNNNNNNNNNNNNNNNNNNNNNNNNNNNNNNNNNNNNNNNNNNNNNNNNNNNNNNNNNNNNNNNNNNNNNNNNNNNNNNNNNNNNNNNNNNNNNNNNNNNNNNNNNNNNNNNNNNNNNNNNNNNNNNNNNNNNNNNNNNNNNNNNNNNNNNNNNNNNNNNNNNNNNNNNNNNNNNNNNNNNNNNNNNNNNNNNNNNNNNNNNNNNNNNNNNNNNNNNNNNNNNNNNNNNNNNNNNNNNNNNNNNNNNNNNNNNNNNNNNNNNNNNNNNNNNNNNNNNNNNNNNNNNNNNNNNNNNNNNNNNNNNNNNNNNNNNNNNNNNNNNNNNNNNNNNNNNNNNNNNNNNNNNNNNNNNNNNNNNNNNNNNNNNNNNNNNNNNNNNNNNNNNNNNNNNNNNNNNNNNNNNNNNNNNNNNNNNNNNNNNNNNNNNNNNNNNNNNNNNNNNNNNNNNNNNNNNNNNNNNNNNNNNNNNNNNNNNNNNNNNNNNNNNNNNNNNNNNNNNNNNNNNNNNNNNNNNNNNNNNNNNNNNNNNNNNNNNNNNNNNNNNNNNNNNNNNNNNNNNNNNNNNNNNNNNNNNNATTGACCGACCCAAAGCCgaatcagtcgactaaagtgtagctaaatcgatgTTACTCACAAGCTGTGGACTGACAGTAGCAGAATAACAGAGCTTGAGACCTGCTGCAAGTGTTAATTTTTTCGTGAATACGCGCGGAGTGTATCATTCCATTGATAGAAGGGGAGAACAAACAGTGGCGAACCTCATTAAGCGTACACTGAAAGACCTGCTGCAAGTGTTGAGTAGGCAAAAACCTGTTAACACTTTAGAAGGGCGGATGATGACATTTATAGCTGACTAAAAGAGAGGCGATTGTGTAACATCACTGCTGTGCATTAACGAATCGCAACATCAGTCTTACAAGGTGCTGTATACAGGTAGGCTCGCATTGTCAGAGGCCAACTCCAAACAAATAGACACATAAATAAAGGATACTAAACAAGAAAGACCGAAATACTCTTCACTACTACGTATTGCGTACCTATTATATAGAACTGCAAGGTTTGCTACCGCACCGCCTGCTGTTCCTCGTCGCATGTCACCGGTGTAATAGTTGAGCTCGCGACTGAGAAAGTGTCTGCACATCTTACACACCAGACGAGATGAGATGAGATCGATCGATAAAGCTCAGTATCCATCTTTCTTCTTTCTAAGTCGACTtgtgcaggcaggcaggcagccttACATTTACATAGTAGGAGTAGTAACGCTTTTCAGACGGTGGCGTTCTTGCCGTTGGCGAtgttgtggtggtggtggtcgtcgtcgtCCATGTACCTCTTCCAGAACCAGTGCTGCTTCCACACCTTGTCGGTCATCTCCTCGATGGGCACGTTCTTGGTCTCCGGGAGGAAGAAGAGCACGAAGACGGACATGACGAGCACCCACGCcgagaagaagatgaagatggcgaACTTGAGGTGGCAGAGCATGGAGAGGAACGCCTGCGCGATGAGGAAGGTGAAGAGCAGGTTGACGCACACCGTCACGCTCTGCCCGGCCGACCGCGTCTCCAGCGGGAACGTCTCGCTCGGGATGAGCCACCCCAGCGGGCCCCAGGACCAGGCGAAGGACGCCACGTAGGTGCACACCATGACCACCACCAGGATGGCCCACCCGTGGCCCAGGTTGTCGGACCTGTCCGTCACCTTGATGCCCAGCACCACGGCGATCACCACCTGCGACAGGAACATCTGCACGCCGGCCTCCAGCAGCAGCGCGCGCCGCCCGGCGCGGTCCACggcgtacaccgacaccagcgtggCCAGCACGTTGACGGCGCCGGTGATCACCGCCGAGTAGAGCGACGCGTCGCTCTTGAACCCCAGCGTGTTGAACAGCACGGGGGCGTAGAACATGATGGCGTTGATGCCCGTGAACTGCTGGAAGATCTGGAGGAGCACGGCGATGACCAGCTGGGGCCGGTTCCGGCGCTGGAGCAGGTTGCGGAACGGGTGCTTCACCTCCTGCGCGATCCGGCTCGCCTCCACGATCTCGTTGAACTCCGGCTCCACGTTGTCGGTGCCGCGGATGCGCTTGAGCACCGCCCTGCCCTCCTCCAGGTGGCCGCGCTCGATGAGGCTGTTGGGGGTGTCGGTGACGAAGAGCGCGCCCAGGGTGAGCATCGCCGCCGGGATGCCGGCCAGCGACAGCGACAGCCGCCAGCCCCACGGGTGGATCTTGCTCGTGCCGTAGTTCACCAGGTTAGCGAACAGGATGCCGATGGTCACGTTCAGCTGGAACAGGATGTTGAGCCCGCCGCGGATCCTCGTCGGCGCGATCTCCGACAGGAACAGGGGAACGGCCTGCACCACCACAGTtcgtttcgttagaaatgcaagatGAAATTCAGAAACGTGAAATCACGAAATGGGTCATCAAATTCAGATGGCCTTAACGAGGCCCATTGGGCCCAGAAGGTTCTCTTccatttttttctttccttttcttgggATATCTAAAACAAATCACCTAGCATGCTTTCCTACGGTCAAGAAAAAAAATCAGTGACCGTACAAATAAAGTGTCGGAAGCGCACCAACCTATCACCATCGGAATCTCTTAATCAGTGGGTCTAATCAGAAGCGGTGGAATTAAGTAATAAAATATTGTTGGACTAATGATCTACTACTCCTGCTCGAGCTAGTTCTGGCACACATGCATGTTGTCTTGGCTGCCTCGTATAATTGAGTCTAGACGCCTTTAAAATATACACAAGTACGTTATGTTATTATTTTTGTACGTTAGTGTGTGCATAATTTGCAAACTAATGCCCAATCAGTGCGTTGATCCGTGTAGTAATCTAACGCATCACTAGCGCACAAATTCTTGGTATTTTCAATCGAGAAAGCTACCCGCTCTGAGGTCTACAGTCCATAGACGCATTGATTTTTTTCTCAGTGTTCGACAAGGAAGGAACCAGAAGAATCCAAGCGAAGTGCACCTCCAAGTCAAGCATCAAAGATACAATTTTGGTCCAGGCCCAAGTTTATGTAGAACTACTCTATCAACTAGGCTCGCTACATATTGCGACCCGTGTGGCCTATAAGTGAACAACCGCACCTGCTTGCTACTACTAAAAGAGTGTTGCTACGCACACGATAGATTTGCGCCCCGAGGCATGAACGATCCTAAGATTTGAACGTGCAGGAAGAATCGTTTACGGATCGTGCGGAAAGTATCGTCCGTGAAGCAATTTCGCTACTAAAATCAAAGTTTCGACAGCCAAAAACAGAAGAATCCAAAGCTGTTGTGTTTGTATATTCTACAACTAGTCCAAGTTGATAGCAACTTGGGACAACGAGCGAGAAGGGCAGCCACACCAGCAGAGTCTGCTGAAGACTAGTACTAAAACCAAGAGAAGCCAAGGAGATAAGCTGCAAGCGCACACCTATCACCTGTTGGTTGGCCCAAGCTTCTCCTACCGTTTGGTCCAGTAATTTCTAAGCCTGGAGTCGCGGCCAGCATCGGAATCTTGGAACTTAACAAGTTTATCGCGAGAGGTGAGGCGATGCCACCAATGGAAGGTGTCCTCGTGCGCCAACACGAGTCATGCACCGTCACATGGTTTCTACATTTGACCCCTAAATTCCGGGAAACACGAGAGGGATACGACGTACCTACATACTGCAGCTAGCGTGAGTACATATTTTCTCAAACCAGCCACCGCTAGCTTTACATGTTTGACTTCGGTTTCTACCGAGACCGTTTGACTTAAGTGACCTAGGAGTACGTACGTATCAAATGCTGCTGCCTTAACGTatgtaaggctagtcatagtgggcgtaacttaggtagtaacatatcgcactttgattttttttgcttatgtggcatgtagttaatgagaagtagtaacataatatgttactgtaacatagcgctttccaagatAAAATGAGTCTACAAGCCATTAAATAAAGCCACATATGACACTACTAATATGTtattttgcactatgaaggtagtaacttagactagtgtcgtatgcatgacactagtataagttattccccactatgaccagcctaatcttGCTTACTGATATTGAAAGATAAACAATTCTGAAGCTGGTGGAATTTTGTGCTGACCTGGTTGGCGAAGCCGACGCCGCAGCCGAGCAGGATCCTGCCGATGATGAGCATGGCGAGGTTCTGTGCGGCCCCGTTGAAGATGACGCCGATGATGAAAAAGACGCCGGCGATGAGCATGGTGAGGCGGCGGCCGAGGCGGCGGGTGGTGTAGGAGGCGAAGAAGGTGGCGGTGAGGCCGGCGAGGTAAAGCGACGACGTGAAGAGCTGCAGGCCCTGGTTGTCGTACTTGCAGTAATTGCTCTccttgtcctggttcttccggcgcAGCACCGCCGGGAAGAACTCGCGCAGGAAATCGTCCATCGACGTCACTCCGCCTGCAAAAACAAACAGTTTTTAGACCTTAGAACTGGTTGTTAATCGAGCTGGACGCTGTGAAAGGAATGGATAAAATTTTATTAATTGGTTTTAGTAAGAAATTCATTAACTATAGAGTAAACCAAAAGGCAACGTGTCCATACAGAAACAGCTTTGTTGAATCAGACGTGATCTGGAGGTGTACAAATGGGTTGACTTAACAGCCTGACAAAGTAGGTGGCAAGATGGCAGCACTTATATTTTTTCTTCCAAATACAGTACTAATATAATATTAGTTCTTATATATACGGGGTATCAATCAGACAATCACAGAATCAGACAGCTAGCACAGGGGCGAGTATATATGATCCTGGCCAGAAAACCGGATAGTGTTCACAATGGAGTAAATTGGAAAGAGTTTGAATTATCAGCTGGCCGGTGCGTGGTAGTTAATGAGGAGGATCAATTGCACCAACTTCCTTCCAATTATCTGTGGTTATCTGCCTCGTCATATGAGGAAGACGAGAGACGGCTGCCACAAGTAAACATCATATCCATATCCATGGAGTCAAATAAACTCCTCTCTTCCATGCTGGCTCCAATGGGATCATGGGAGCGCACGGATGAACATACGCGCGAACGCCGACGTTTATGGATCCCTAGACGCTAAACCATGCATGTGAGGCAGATTTGACATGATTTCCCAGAGCCACTACGGGAGCACGTACGCAACGCAACGCAAGCACATGCATGGGCGGAGACGATCGATCGCAGGAAGAAGTGGATGGACATGTGGAGTATGGGGTTACCTGAGATGCCGACGTCGTAGCCGAACATGAGGCCGCCGGTGGCCGCCATGATgca is drawn from Triticum dicoccoides isolate Atlit2015 ecotype Zavitan chromosome 4A, WEW_v2.0, whole genome shotgun sequence and contains these coding sequences:
- the LOC119284951 gene encoding protein OBERON 4-like, coding for MKRQRSSYVDDDDPDGDRRRFYDRGGPPSPRRRPADYESDEFDRRAGFGGGRFYDHRYRDSPSPRGYGGDRAMHRSESFSGFRREFPKGFRADRDRSSRWDASGSGSGGGGGSAWRRPGGPWRDPHGLDGHKSATRRQAPSPPTPPRRSPSEPRRRIDGPKGDKLRKHNCGAGEIEEGEVAPDPDAKAPPPPAVAEHQKWVDSGRPDDKGTSKRCELKKVDSPGPRLRVDLRTQAADNSGKEKGKISDDAVAEAGKVTTTQHEKSASDVTGKVANTQHEKSASDVTGKVSNTQHEKSASVVTEKVANAQHEKSASVVTEKVANAQHEKSASDVTEKVCGGDGAARAVDQGGESTSSAMQLEARHEEVVTRQDGANAAHVGGQSTSSGILKEATMEEVTTQVETAIAVNDVGKGTSSSTQKESLQDVVMALGETASDDDIVWIGSSSTTLQKVLPKEATDGNINAGGDVGYCASSSILQGATQEEVKYVDVAANITDAPKEVSSFSMPKEAVHEEDTPLTANTINLLGDSNSSVMLEEAMHETVTTKELSANALDIAGKSSSSTMLQEDVMTSLCQESQEIKETEIGNVGDKKIDETTESIASQPVEEGLERYGCENRVALDKTEVVEEKEAAVENEIVAKQVIHVDLEAKLAGTGAFLQPPKDHIKDTEEEDTTLDLIMEKPRAEDKGKGIAFDVLNKAGGGTLAGRGFDIGLQPDTDQKEAWKSTSTTSVKQEDDTLKIGRLDLSLSLSGGLHDPEFRSSVPGPDSVAHGPCSQLSSSSSSFCTNSDGITASVSLTNSQAFVRNPSFSHTQRSLDNCEHSVGSKPLFQGVDQVSNSTGWQVELSSNISTEKGNPTPLLQKALQNGHLSDTTLVGVNMQNNGLSPVLSTAHNHGSLDAGLGHSRHRRQLTRERSSSSLSRGELQHEEQLVLNGAGVVERVISKIVSDPLNYTGRMLQEMTGNSRAYLREAISEIIINADKRGQIVALQEALKKRSDLNSEILQRCPRVLLEILVAIRTGLPDFLKKSSSIATPDLVDIFLNLKCRNLSCQSVLPVVDCDCKICKQKNGFCSSCMCIVCLKFDTASNTCSWVGCDVCLHWCHTDCGLHHSLIRKGGAGSRAHGTNEMQFHCGACGHPSEMYGFVKEVFRTCAKQWRVEALIRELQYVERIFSASDDARGRRVRDFVKQMLIKLENRGYYSEVIKYVIAFFSDDNPNMGSGPLVPLKGIPCSIAEGINGIPSSSRTATWLPSVTLEGVPFLQKAGVVSTAGSQSMSRKIAETGFQAVNNKPVSDELDGLVRLKQAEANMYQERANEARKEAESLKNIVMVKYARIEEHYATQMSELHINESQERRKQNIEELQVIERSYHQFLSMKTRMKDNIRELLLKMEATKQNLST
- the LOC119284952 gene encoding sugar transport protein MST4-like, with amino-acid sequence MPGGGFAVSAPSGVEFEAKITPIVIISCIMAATGGLMFGYDVGISGGVTSMDDFLREFFPAVLRRKNQDKESNYCKYDNQGLQLFTSSLYLAGLTATFFASYTTRRLGRRLTMLIAGVFFIIGVIFNGAAQNLAMLIIGRILLGCGVGFANQAVPLFLSEIAPTRIRGGLNILFQLNVTIGILFANLVNYGTSKIHPWGWRLSLSLAGIPAAMLTLGALFVTDTPNSLIERGHLEEGRAVLKRIRGTDNVEPEFNEIVEASRIAQEVKHPFRNLLQRRNRPQLVIAVLLQIFQQFTGINAIMFYAPVLFNTLGFKSDASLYSAVITGAVNVLATLVSVYAVDRAGRRALLLEAGVQMFLSQVVIAVVLGIKVTDRSDNLGHGWAILVVVMVCTYVASFAWSWGPLGWLIPSETFPLETRSAGQSVTVCVNLLFTFLIAQAFLSMLCHLKFAIFIFFSAWVLVMSVFVLFFLPETKNVPIEEMTDKVWKQHWFWKRYMDDDDHHHHNIANGKNATV